In the Sulfitobacter pacificus genome, one interval contains:
- the secA gene encoding preprotein translocase subunit SecA, whose translation MLGIGTIAKKVFGTPNDRKIKATRPLVAKVNALEPDFEKLSDEGLKDKTEELATRAMGGESLDDLLPEAFANCREAARRTLGLRAFDTQLLAAIFLHQGNISEQKTGEGKTLTAALAAYLNALPGKGVHVVTVNEYLVQRDADWMGKVFAALGMTTGAAIAGMSSEAKRAAYSCDITYATNNELGFDYLRDNMKSNLDEILQKHHFFAIVDEVDSILIDEARTPLIISGPAQDRSDMYVTVNKLIPSLKPEHYELDEKTRNVTFTDDGNEFLEELLRGEGLLEEGQSLYDPESTTIVHHVNQGLRAHTLFTKDKDYIVRDGEIMLIDEFTGRMMQGRRLSDGLHQAIEAKEGTSIMSENVTLASVTFQNYFRLYDKLAGMTGTALTEAEEFGEIYGLGVVEIPTNVPIARVDEDDAVYRTVGEKYQAMIDKVKEANAKGQPCLVGTTSIEKSEQLSQMLTAAGIQHNVLNARQHEQEAQIIADAGKLGAVTIATNMAGRGTDIQLGGNVELKVLEALDADPDADPVAIRSRIEAEHAEEKKKVLEAGGLYVLASERHESRRIDNQLRGRSGRQGDPGRTSFFLSLEDDLMRIFGSERLEKVLTSLGLKEGEAIIHPWVNKSLERAQAKVEGRNFDIRKQLLKFDDVMNEQRKVIFGQRRDIMESQDLSEITTDMRHQVIDDLIDTYMPPKTYADQWDSKGFAEGVAEHLNMDLPMVAWCEEEGADDDVIRERLIEASDKMMAEKAEVFGAENMRNIEKQLLLQAIDTKWQEHLLTLEHLRSVVGFRGYAQRDPLNEYKNESFQLFEGMLDSLRMEVTQKLGQIQPMSEEERAAMMEELRAQQAAMQAAAAAAAADQAPQAESGKAIAGFDENDPTTWGSPGRNDDCPCGSGKKFKHCHGRLA comes from the coding sequence ATGCTGGGTATCGGAACAATCGCCAAAAAGGTCTTTGGCACGCCAAACGATCGCAAAATCAAAGCGACCCGCCCGCTGGTGGCAAAGGTTAATGCGCTTGAGCCGGACTTCGAAAAGCTGAGCGATGAGGGCCTGAAGGACAAGACCGAAGAACTGGCCACACGTGCCATGGGTGGTGAAAGCCTTGACGATCTGCTGCCCGAAGCCTTTGCCAACTGTCGCGAAGCGGCGCGGCGGACCTTGGGCCTGCGGGCTTTTGATACACAGTTGCTGGCGGCGATTTTCCTGCACCAAGGCAATATTTCTGAGCAGAAGACCGGTGAGGGTAAAACCCTGACTGCTGCTTTGGCCGCCTATCTGAACGCCTTGCCGGGCAAGGGTGTGCATGTTGTGACAGTCAACGAATATCTGGTTCAGCGGGATGCGGACTGGATGGGTAAGGTGTTTGCTGCCTTGGGGATGACCACCGGTGCTGCGATTGCGGGGATGAGTTCCGAAGCGAAACGCGCCGCCTATAGCTGTGACATCACCTATGCGACCAACAATGAGTTGGGTTTCGACTATCTGCGTGACAATATGAAGTCGAACCTCGACGAGATCCTGCAAAAGCATCACTTCTTTGCGATTGTCGACGAGGTGGACAGTATTCTGATTGATGAAGCGCGTACGCCGCTGATCATCTCTGGCCCCGCGCAGGACCGGTCGGACATGTATGTCACCGTCAACAAGCTGATCCCTTCGCTGAAGCCTGAACATTACGAGCTGGACGAGAAAACCCGCAACGTCACCTTTACCGATGATGGCAACGAATTCCTTGAGGAATTGCTGCGTGGTGAGGGGCTGCTGGAAGAGGGGCAGTCGCTGTATGACCCTGAAAGCACCACGATTGTGCATCATGTCAATCAGGGCCTGCGCGCGCATACACTGTTCACCAAAGACAAGGATTACATCGTCCGTGACGGTGAGATCATGTTGATCGATGAATTCACCGGACGGATGATGCAGGGCCGCCGCCTGTCGGATGGTCTGCATCAGGCGATTGAGGCGAAAGAGGGCACTTCGATCATGTCCGAGAACGTCACGCTCGCTTCTGTGACCTTCCAGAACTATTTCCGTCTTTATGACAAGCTGGCCGGGATGACCGGTACCGCGCTGACCGAGGCCGAAGAATTTGGTGAAATTTACGGGCTGGGCGTTGTTGAAATCCCCACAAACGTGCCGATTGCACGGGTGGATGAGGATGATGCGGTCTATCGCACAGTAGGCGAAAAATATCAGGCGATGATCGACAAGGTGAAAGAGGCGAACGCCAAGGGCCAGCCTTGCCTTGTTGGGACCACGTCGATTGAGAAATCCGAACAACTCTCTCAGATGCTGACTGCCGCTGGTATCCAGCACAATGTTCTGAACGCGCGCCAGCACGAGCAGGAAGCGCAGATCATTGCCGATGCGGGCAAACTGGGGGCGGTCACAATCGCTACCAACATGGCTGGTCGCGGGACGGATATTCAATTGGGCGGCAACGTCGAGTTGAAAGTGCTTGAGGCGCTGGATGCCGATCCTGATGCGGACCCCGTCGCGATCCGCAGCCGGATCGAGGCGGAACATGCCGAGGAAAAGAAAAAGGTACTGGAGGCCGGGGGCCTTTATGTTCTGGCCTCTGAACGTCACGAAAGCCGGCGTATCGATAACCAGCTGCGCGGCCGCTCTGGCCGTCAGGGTGACCCGGGGCGTACCTCGTTCTTCCTGTCACTGGAAGATGATCTGATGCGGATTTTCGGGTCCGAACGGTTGGAAAAAGTGCTGACATCGCTGGGCCTGAAAGAAGGCGAAGCGATCATTCACCCTTGGGTCAACAAATCGCTGGAACGGGCGCAGGCCAAGGTTGAAGGGCGCAACTTTGACATTCGTAAACAGTTGTTGAAATTTGATGATGTGATGAACGAACAGCGCAAGGTTATCTTTGGCCAGCGCCGCGACATCATGGAGTCACAAGACCTCTCCGAGATCACAACCGACATGCGCCATCAGGTGATTGACGATCTGATCGATACCTATATGCCGCCGAAAACCTACGCTGATCAGTGGGATTCCAAAGGGTTTGCCGAAGGTGTGGCAGAGCATCTGAACATGGACCTGCCGATGGTTGCATGGTGCGAGGAAGAAGGTGCGGACGACGATGTGATCCGCGAGCGGCTGATCGAAGCGTCAGATAAGATGATGGCGGAAAAAGCCGAGGTCTTTGGTGCCGAAAACATGCGCAACATCGAAAAGCAGCTGTTGTTGCAAGCGATTGATACCAAATGGCAGGAACATCTGCTGACTTTGGAACATCTGCGGTCTGTTGTGGGGTTCCGTGGTTATGCGCAACGCGATCCTTTGAACGAATATAAAAACGAATCCTTCCAGCTGTTCGAGGGCATGCTTGACAGCTTGCGCATGGAAGTGACCCAGAAACTTGGTCAAATCCAGCCTATGTCCGAAGAGGAACGCGCCGCAATGATGGAAGAGCTGCGGGCACAACAAGCAGCCATGCAGGCAGCAGCTGCTGCTGCCGCAGCCGATCAGGCCCCGCAGGCGGAATCTGGGAAAGCGATTGCAGGTTTCGACGAGAATGATCCCACAACCTGGGGTTCTCCGGGGCGGAATGATGATTGCCCCTGTGGTTCGGGCAAGAAATTCAAACATTGCCACGGACGTCTGGCCTAA
- the radC gene encoding RadC family protein has translation MTHFAEQALPFLLDSFDNIRPIAVTKPSYLRDHRQRLRARFMAGGADAIPDYELLELVLFRAIPQGNVKPLANALIERFGDFNRVISAPEGRLLETDGVTEDVVVELKIVEATAQRLARAKVMQRQIVSSWDDLLTYCHTKMAHRETEQFRVLFLDSKNVLIADEAQGQGTVDHVPVYPREVAKRALELNASALILVHNHPSGDPTPSVSDIQMTEQVARACDALGLSLHDHLIIGKSTELSFRSEGYL, from the coding sequence ATGACACATTTTGCCGAACAAGCGCTGCCATTCTTGTTGGACAGTTTCGACAACATCCGACCAATTGCAGTGACCAAACCCTCTTACCTCAGGGATCACCGCCAACGGCTGCGGGCACGGTTCATGGCTGGCGGTGCCGATGCGATCCCGGATTACGAACTGCTGGAGCTGGTGCTGTTTCGTGCGATTCCACAGGGCAACGTCAAACCCTTGGCCAATGCGCTGATAGAGCGGTTCGGAGACTTCAACCGCGTCATCTCTGCCCCAGAGGGGCGGTTGCTGGAAACTGATGGCGTGACTGAAGATGTTGTTGTCGAGCTCAAAATCGTCGAAGCGACCGCACAACGACTGGCCCGTGCCAAGGTGATGCAGCGTCAGATCGTGTCAAGCTGGGATGACCTGCTGACCTATTGCCACACCAAGATGGCCCACCGCGAAACGGAGCAGTTTCGCGTGCTCTTCCTGGACAGCAAGAACGTTTTGATTGCGGATGAGGCACAGGGCCAGGGTACCGTGGACCATGTACCCGTCTATCCGCGCGAGGTCGCAAAGCGGGCGCTGGAACTCAACGCTTCTGCGCTGATCCTTGTACACAACCATCCCTCGGGTGATCCGACCCCTTCCGTTTCCGACATCCAAATGACCGAACAAGTAGCCCGCGCCTGCGATGCACTGGGACTGTCGCTGCATGACCATCTGATCATTGGGAAATCAACTGAACTTAGCTTCCGCTCGGAAGGGTATCTTTAA
- a CDS encoding peptidylprolyl isomerase: protein MQKPLTYLASLALAVTLALPVTAEDKPNVDTVVATVNGKDITLGHMIIARATLPQQYQDLPDEVLYKGILDQLVQQTALADTHEGDLPKRVTLSLENETRSLTAGEVIEGVMAAPVEEDAIKAAYDAQYKDQEAGEEYNASHILVETKEEADAIKEALDEGADFAELAREKSTGPSGPGGGSLGWFGAGMMVPTFEAAVVEMEPGAVSAPVETQFGWHVIKLNETRKTKAPQMEDVREELELQVRQTLVQTRIEEITEKADVDLMSEQVIDPALIKNIDWLE, encoded by the coding sequence ATGCAAAAACCCCTCACTTATCTGGCATCTTTGGCGCTGGCCGTCACATTGGCCCTGCCCGTCACCGCCGAAGACAAGCCAAACGTCGACACGGTGGTCGCAACCGTCAACGGCAAGGACATCACTCTGGGTCATATGATCATCGCCCGCGCGACCCTGCCCCAGCAATATCAGGACCTGCCGGACGAAGTGTTGTACAAGGGTATTCTGGATCAATTGGTACAACAGACCGCGCTTGCCGACACTCATGAGGGCGACCTGCCCAAGCGGGTGACCCTGTCGCTGGAAAACGAAACACGCTCCCTGACTGCGGGTGAGGTGATCGAAGGTGTGATGGCTGCCCCGGTCGAAGAGGATGCAATCAAAGCCGCCTATGACGCCCAGTACAAAGATCAGGAAGCGGGCGAGGAATATAACGCCTCTCACATTCTTGTCGAAACCAAGGAAGAGGCGGACGCCATCAAGGAAGCCCTTGATGAAGGTGCCGATTTTGCCGAACTGGCGCGTGAAAAATCCACTGGCCCCTCTGGTCCGGGTGGCGGGTCCCTAGGTTGGTTTGGTGCCGGCATGATGGTTCCCACATTCGAGGCAGCTGTTGTTGAAATGGAACCGGGCGCAGTATCCGCGCCGGTGGAAACACAATTTGGCTGGCATGTGATCAAGCTGAACGAGACACGCAAAACCAAGGCACCTCAGATGGAGGACGTCCGCGAGGAATTGGAACTTCAGGTGCGCCAGACCCTTGTGCAGACCCGCATCGAGGAAATCACGGAAAAGGCCGATGTTGACCTTATGTCAGAACAGGTGATCGACCCGGCGCTGATCAAAAACATCGACTGGCTGGAGTAA
- a CDS encoding phosphate ABC transporter substrate-binding/OmpA family protein, with protein MIILKRAAVFAALLLFSAVSAMAQDVTLSSRDGKVELSGTLLGFDGEFYRLSTDYGELTVDGSGVSCTGPGCPNLQDFIAEVEMSGSATMGAVLMPALVEAFAQRSGYSVKREDVDSTRFVLSLTDTGSGKLAARFGFRASNTDEGFADLLADEADIVMALREIRPAERKLAREAGMGDLTGPNRSRVLALDAVVPVVAAGNPLRDISPQKLAQVFAGEITNWNVLGGPDAPIDLHLPDEASGLSQAIEDQVMKPSKLELSPSAIRHPVPAQIAQAVAKDTLAIGLTSFAEQHNTRVLTLGGSCGFALNASRRTIKTEDYPLTAPMFLYFPARRLPLIAREFLAFSRSGAAQNVIRRAGFVDQAPEEIPIAVQGNRFANAITVAGPEITLEEIQRMVATLSPMTRLTTSFRFETGSIRLDAQSRSNVQQLARALEQGRYDARQILFVGFSDGQGAAKPNRDIALRRAEAVMRGVSAAAVTANLERVALGVDAFGEAMPMACDDTSWGRQANRRVEVWVR; from the coding sequence ATGATCATCCTGAAACGTGCGGCGGTCTTCGCCGCACTTTTGCTGTTCTCTGCTGTCTCCGCGATGGCACAAGACGTCACGCTCAGCTCGCGTGATGGTAAGGTCGAATTGAGCGGCACGCTTCTGGGCTTTGATGGCGAATTTTACCGCCTGTCCACCGATTATGGCGAGTTGACCGTCGACGGCTCTGGTGTGTCATGCACCGGTCCGGGCTGCCCGAACCTGCAAGATTTTATTGCCGAAGTTGAGATGTCTGGCTCTGCGACCATGGGTGCGGTTTTGATGCCGGCGCTTGTTGAAGCCTTCGCGCAGCGCAGCGGTTATTCAGTGAAGCGTGAAGATGTCGACAGCACCCGGTTCGTTTTATCGTTGACCGATACCGGCAGTGGTAAGCTGGCTGCGCGATTCGGGTTTCGCGCCAGCAACACTGATGAAGGCTTTGCTGATCTGCTTGCGGATGAGGCGGATATTGTGATGGCCTTGCGTGAAATCCGCCCTGCTGAACGGAAATTGGCACGTGAGGCTGGCATGGGTGACCTTACAGGCCCAAACCGCAGCCGGGTGCTGGCGCTGGATGCCGTTGTCCCTGTTGTCGCGGCGGGCAACCCATTGCGCGACATCTCACCCCAGAAACTGGCGCAGGTATTTGCCGGCGAGATCACCAATTGGAATGTCCTGGGCGGACCGGATGCGCCCATTGACCTGCATCTGCCGGATGAGGCAAGCGGGCTGTCGCAGGCTATCGAAGATCAGGTCATGAAGCCGTCGAAACTTGAACTTTCGCCAAGCGCCATTCGACATCCTGTGCCTGCACAAATCGCGCAGGCAGTGGCAAAGGATACCTTGGCCATTGGCTTGACCAGCTTTGCCGAACAGCACAACACACGGGTTTTGACATTGGGCGGCTCCTGTGGATTTGCGTTGAATGCCAGTCGCAGGACAATAAAAACCGAAGATTATCCGCTGACGGCACCGATGTTCCTGTATTTCCCGGCACGGCGCCTGCCTCTGATTGCCCGCGAGTTTCTTGCATTTTCACGCAGTGGCGCTGCGCAAAACGTTATTCGGCGTGCTGGCTTTGTGGATCAAGCGCCGGAAGAGATCCCGATCGCTGTGCAGGGCAACCGTTTTGCCAATGCCATCACAGTTGCAGGGCCAGAGATTACGCTGGAAGAAATCCAGCGTATGGTGGCCACCCTGTCCCCAATGACGCGGCTGACAACCTCGTTTCGGTTTGAGACAGGGTCGATCCGTCTTGACGCGCAATCGCGGTCAAATGTTCAACAGCTTGCCCGTGCGCTGGAACAAGGGCGGTATGATGCGCGCCAGATCCTGTTTGTTGGATTCAGTGATGGGCAGGGGGCGGCAAAACCTAACCGCGATATCGCCCTGCGCCGGGCAGAGGCCGTCATGCGCGGTGTCAGCGCCGCGGCAGTGACCGCCAATCTAGAGCGTGTCGCTCTTGGGGTAGATGCCTTTGGTGAAGCGATGCCCATGGCTTGTGATGACACAAGCTGGGGCCGTCAGGCAAACCGGCGGGTCGAGGTCTGGGTACGTTAA